The region TCGCCAGTCCCGCCGCCAGAGGGGTGATGTCCGTGGGCATGAACTCCTCCAATCTCCGTTTCGTGAGCCTGAGTGTAGTCTCGCCCCGATGCCTCGGGGCTCTCAGAACCGCTTACTCGTGATGCGCCTCGTGTCCGTGCGCCGTCGCCAGGGATAGGAACGCCAGCGTGAGGATCGCGAAGATCAGCGCCTGAATGATGCCGACGCCCAGCTCCACCCCCATGAAGACGGCCGGCACGCCGATGGGCACGAGCTGGAGCATCACCTCGACGAGGATGAACCCCGCCAGAATGTTGCCGAAGAGCCGCAGGGCCAGCGAGACCGGGCGCGCGATCTCCGAGATGCCCTCCAGGATGGGGATGGGCCAGATGAACTTGAGGAAGTAACCCTTCACGTCGGCGCGCAGACCCGTGACCTGGACCCACACGAACACGATGAGCGCCATGGCGGCGGTGATGCTGAGGTCGCTATTGGGCGTGCGGAGGATGGCCGTCTCGCCGATGTGGAACGTGCCGATGCCGGGCAGGATGCCCAGCCAGTTGGAGAACCAGATGTAGAGAAACAGGGTGGCCACCAGAGGCAGGAAGCGGCGCGCGTTGGGCCCGGCCGCCTGCTCGCCCAGGGAGAGGATCAGCTCCACGACCGCCTCCGCGGCGTTCTGCAGGCCCGAGGGGATGAGCTGCATGCGGCGCGTGGCCGCGGCCGCGAGGAGGATGAGCAGGATGATGGCCACCCACGAGGTGAGGAGCGTGTTGGTAACGATGAGGCCACCAATGGTGAAGAGCACCTGGGGCTGGATGGGGACTTCGATCTCCACCGGTTGGCCTTTACTCCTTCCCGCGGCGGGTCAAGTACTGGACCATCTGCGCCGTGCTGACCACGCCGGCGGTGAGCCCAAGAAACGCCCCGAGCATGGTGAAAACGGGAACCTCATGCCCGAGGCGTTCATCGACGAGGTGGCCGGCGAAGAGCCCGACGAGCACCGCGGTTGCGAAGGCGATGCCCAGCTCAGTCGCAAAGGCGACGGCCTGCCAGATCGTCAGGTTCCGCACGGGTGCCCCGCCACCTCCTGCAGGAACCACGGGAGTATAGCACAACGCCCGCGACGCCTACGGGGGCGGGCGCACCCCTCCCCGCACCCCTTCCCCCCTTGTGGGGGAAGAGCCTGCCCTGAGTGTGCCGAAGGGTTGGGATGGGGGGTGAGTCCGGGCCCTCGCTGCAACAGAGATATGATGACGGCCGGAGGGGCTAAAGTTGGAGATTCGATACGATCCGGATGCAGATGTCTTGTTCGTGGTCATCCGGGACGCGCCGCCCGTCGACGTCTGTTGAAGAACCGGTGGCGTCATCTTGAGTTACGGTGAGGATGGCGAGCCGGTGTCTGTGGAGTTTCTGAACGCCTCCAGGCGATCCCTCGTGAAGGACGGCGCAGTGAGCGTGACGTTGAAGGGCGTGGCGTAGATCCAGCGCCATACAATGGGACCATGGCAGCACCAAGCAGGCGCATCAAAATCCAAGGGGCGGGCCCGACGGCCGCTGGAGGAAAGCCGCCCGTGGGGGACGTGCGCGTCGAGGTAGACGTTCAGAACACTGGCGATTTGATCTTGGTGGAAGGCGGGGCCCTCCGACAAGATGAGGTGCGGAGCGAGCACGTCCGCATGGTGGCCGACAGTGGTGCGATCATGCTGGCCCTGCCCCAGGAGCTCGTCGAACGGCTTGGCCTTCGGGAGCGGCGGAAAGCGGTTGTCGTCTATGCGGACGGACGGAAAGAGGAGCTGCCGATTGCCGGTCCGGTCACCGTACGCGTCGGCGAGCGCGAGATGGTCACCGAATGTCTCGTTCTGCCCCCAAACGCTGAGCCTCTGCTTGGACAGATCCCCCTCGAGGCGATGGACCTGCTGGTCGATTGCAGCCAGCAGCGCCTCGTCCCCCGGCCGGAGTCTCCATACCTCCCGCTCATCGCCCTTCGGTAAGGGCCGCTTCAGCGGCTGAGAGACGACGCGAACGCAACCCCACGGACGCAGCGGATCCGCCCACCGAAGCCGGGGAAACCGCGCGAAATCGCCAAGCCCTGCAGCCAGGATTCAGGCGGCCACCTCGACGATCACACACGTCGGGGGCTCGTGCTCTTCAGGAATCGGACGGCCGAGCTCCTTCAGCGATTCGAGGTATCCTTCGATGGCTTCGCGCGCGTTCGCGATCGCCTCGGCCATCGAATCGCCCTGGGTGTTGCAGCCTGGCAGGGCCGGCACGCGAACGGTGTAGCCGCCCTCGACGGGGTCTGGCGTGAGAACGATGCGATAGCGCCTCATCGGAGCTCCCTCAGCTGATCGACTGAAATCCCAGCGTCCTTCAGAATGTCGTGAACCAAGCCGAGCTTAAGCGTTCTGCCTACATGTATTGGCCCGACCACGAGACCTGGTTTTGAATCATGCGCGAAAAACTGGTGCGACCCATGCTGCCTGAGAAGTCGCCATCCATCCCGCTCCAAGGCGGAGGCTCCTTCCCCCCGTGCGGGGGAAGGGTGGGATGGGGGGTGAGGCTCCTTGCTCGCCGACCAATCAGGCGTCGCGCGCGACGACGAGCGCCCACACGCCCGCCGCGCCGGCCCGGACCAATGGCGCGGCGCACGCCTCCAGCGTCGCGCCCGTGGTGCAGACGTCGTCCACCAGGAGCACGCGCCGGTCCACGACCGACGCCGGATCGCGCACGGCGAAGGCACCGGCGAGGTTCAGCCAGCGCTCGCCGGACGAGAGGCGCGTTTGCTGGGGCGTCTCGCGCGTGCGGACCAGGAGCGCCGCGTCGAGCGGCCACCCCTGGGATGCGGCGAGCGGGCGCGCCAGCAGCTCCGCCTGGTTGAACCCGCGCTGCGCCAGGCGCGCGGGGCTGAGTGGGACCGGCGCGACCACGTCGACGGCGAGCGGGCGGCGCGCGAGGCCCGGCTCGAGCGCGGCCACGAGGAAGGGGGCCAGCCGCGTGCGCGACCGGTACTTGAAGGCGAGAATCGCCGCGCGGATGGTGCCCTGGTAGGGGTGCGCGGCGATGACGGCCCGCAGGTGGCCGAGGCGCCGGCCGCACGATCCGCATGGCCGCCCGCCCGGTGAGTGGGCGCTGCAGCGGGGGCACGTGTGCGCGCCGAGGGGCCGGAGGGCGGCGACGCAGGCGTCGCACACGTCGGCGCCGCGCCGGCCGCACCCGACGCATCGGGGCGGCAGCAGAACGTCGAGGGCGACCTGCCACCACGGATCGCGGGTGACGGGCGATCCGGCCTGGGGTGGCCACGGCCTTGGTTCCACCCTTTGACGGCCGCTCATTGCGGGCACAGTGGAGTGCAGGCAGAGCAACGGACTCGGAATGGTAGCTCGGCGAGCAACGGCGAGCCCTCAGCTGCATCATTCTGGAAATTTGTAATCGTTTTCCATCGTCTACGTGACAAATCGGCGTCGTGGGAGGAGTGGTGATCCACGGGCAAAGGGTTGTGGTGGTGCTTCCGAGTTACAACGCCGAGCGAACCCCTTACCGGGTCGTTGCCGGTCTGCCAAGGGACATCGCCGAGGACATCGTCCTGGTGGACGATAAGAGCCTTGGCAATATGGTTGCGCTCCGCGATCGCTCGGACTCGAAACGATCGCACATGAGTAGAATTCTGGCCAGGGCGGGAGTCAGAAGACGTGCTATGCAGAGGCCCTTGCGCGAGGGGCCCATCTCGCCGTCAAGTTACACCCCGACCACAAGACTTGCCGCTCGTTGAGGCTATGGGACGCAGTTCGGCGCTTTTGGTTCTCAAGGAGCTCCAAGAGGCGTGCCATGAACCCCACACACGAGGCGCAGCGCGGAGCGCGCTTGAGCCCCTCAGCGAGTGCCTCGGCAGTCACAGCCCGCGACCTTCGATTTGCCTGCGCAAGAATGCGCTTCGCGAGTACGGATTGTCGAACATGTCCACGCGCAGTGGCTCGTCAGCTTCACACGGACGGACGAGGTGGTCCCCGTCGATGAGCTCCCGGCATGACAGCTGGCCGCGCTGCAGTGGAATTGCTAGATAGTAGTCGTCACCGCCGAGGATGTGTCCAGCAGGGAGATCTCGTTTCGCGTACACGCCCCGGACGAGGCTATCCAGATAACGGACCTCTTTCTCGGGTGTCGGCGCCTTAACGTCGCCGTTTGCTCCGCACATTTCCCGCGCCTTCTTGAACGCGGTGAACCAGGTGTCGATCTGCTCTGGCAACGAGCAGTATGGGGACACTTCGTGGTCATCCGAGTCGATGTCGATATGGCGTTCGAACGTTCGTGCGCCCTTTGCATATGCCATCATGATCGACGACGTCCAGTCGTGATATTCGTGGGTCGAAAAGCCAATGACATGACCCGGGTACCGTTTCTTCAGAAAATCAATTTGGTTGAGCTGAAGCTCGTTGTCTTCTGTTGGGTAAATTGACACACAATGGTTAATCGCCAGCGGGATGCTGCGATTTTCGAAAAACGTGACCATGTCGTCGATGTCTTTCACGGAATGCCCGCCTACAGAGACGATGACGGGCTTCTTGGTGGTAGCGATCTTCTCGAGCAACACCCAATCGGTGACGTCGGAGCTTCCCACCTTGATAATCTGAATTCCTAGCTGTACGCAAAGGTCCACGGATGCTTCGTCGAATGGCGTTGCCATGCGTAGACATCCATATCGGCGTATCGCCTCGACGAGAGTCGCAAAATCCTGCTTGCACATCCGAGTGTCGAGTGTTTTTTTGATGTATCGCACGTCTGTCCTGTGCAAGAAGTCCTTATGGATGAAGGAATCTACATCGCGAAACTGGAGTTTAATCGCTGCCTTGACGCCGTGATAGCGAACGATGGTTGAAAAGTCCTTGATAATCTTTAACCCACGATTAACGTCCCCCCAATGGTTGTTGGCGAGCTCAAGAACGAACAGTTCATCGAATAAGTCCGACGCTACCGGCATAAGTCCTCCTGAGTGTCCTCGTGGGGTAATTGTGAACGGCAGTCATTGCGCCCTAGAACCAGGTCGACGAGGTCCGGATAGGTGCAAATCATCCTCACCGGCGGATCTAGGCTCGTGAGCCTTGCACTCCCGTAGCCCCACGGCACGCCGAGAAATCCGGATCCGACCGAATAAGCCGCCTCTAAATCATCGATGGAGTCTCCTACTAGGAGCGCGCGGGCCGGCGTGAGAGCATGCGCATCAAGGAGGTATTGAACCGCTTCCCGCTTACTGAGGAAGGGAGGCTGGGCGGAATCGCGGGTCAAAACGTCCTCGACGTAGGCCGACAGGCCGAGGCGGTGCAGAATGCGCACCGTCGGCATTCTCCGCTTATTCGTTGCGACGTACTGCGCGATATTGGCCTGGTGAAGAGCAAAGAGCGCTTCCGTAGCGCCATCGAATAGCCTTGATTGCATCCAGCCCTCAGAATCGTAGTACTCACGGAATCTGGCCTCTACCTCCCGCCGCTCCAGTTGGCCGATGCCAGGTATGAGCGCCTCAACGGCCTCGGCGAGTGGCATCGAAAGGGCGGGGTGGTGGCGCAGATCTGTCGGGAGCTGGGCCCTTCCACCACAGGCAAAAACCAGCGAAGAGCAGATGCCCGGCGCCGAGTCGACCAGCGTTCCGTCGAGATCGAAGATGACCGCGTCGATCTGGCCAGCTAGCGCTACACCTTCGTGCGCAAAACTGACACTAGACCAGCGTCGCATTACGCTCCCGCCGCGGAAATTCCTCTGCGGGCGCAATTTTTACATTTGTTGCACCGAAGCCGCAATGAATAATGCGAGGAGACGGAGTAATTCCGGTCACTCTTGTAACGTGACTGCCGTCTCACGCTGAGTGCGTACTCGTTCTGCGCTACGCCTCGTCGCCTTCGAGAGGGACCAACATGTTTTCGCGCAACTCGTCGCGGTCGAGGAATGGTGCGAGGTCTTCGAGGGGCGACGACACAATGCGTCCGTCTGGTAGCTCACGCGATGTGAGTTTCGGCTCGAACTGTTGATCGGGGTCTAGCATCACCTCGCAGAGGTATGGCCCGTCGGAAGCGAGCGCCTTTCCGATCTGACGGACGAAATCCGGCCCGGATACGCGCGCTGCTGGGATGCCGTATGCCGTCCCTACCTTGACCATGTCTGGGAATGAGACGCCGCTCGCTGGGCTCTCGCCAACCGGGTTGTCGGCGAAGAAGTTCATTTGTGTGGATCGGATCGACAGGTAGCCGTTATTGTTGATGATGAAAATCTTGATGGGTAGCCGATGGTGCACGATGGTTTGCAGCTCTTGGATATTGAGCTGAGAGCTGCCGTCGCCCGCAAGGCAGATCACGCGGCGGTGGGGGTCAGCGATGGAGGCCCCGACCGCCGCGGGGAGATCGTAGCCCATAGCCGCGGCGCCCGAGTTTGCGATTAGCCGTTGCCCGCGCTTCACGCAGGCTGCCTGAAAGGGGACCACGCTCGCCGTCCCATCCCCGCAGACGATCACGTCTTCGGGGCCGAGCGCGGAGAACAAAACCTCGCAGAAGCGGTAGGGATTGATCAAGTGCCCGGTAGACCGGTGGCGATCCAGTACGACCGGATACCGTTTCACGCGATCGCGGCACCAGCGCAGCCATTGCGCGTGTCGTTCGCGGTCATAGTTCGCCCGGTTGAGAGTTTCCATTAGGCTGTTCAGGAATGCCCCGACGTCGCTCATTACGGCCATGTCCGGGCGCACCGTTGGTTTGGAAAGCTCCGCCGGGTCGATGTCGACCTGGATTTTGAATGCGTTGCGAGCGAACGAGCTCCAGTTGTAGCTCACTTGGCGGATGTTCAGTCGCGACCCGAGAATGAGGAGGACGTCGGAGTTCTGAACGACAAAATTGCCGGGGCGGTCTCCGACAGTTCCAGGGCGCCCGCAGAACAGAGGATGGTCCGTCGGGAGCAGATCTGGCGCGGTCCATGCGAGCGTAACCGGCACGCCCAATCGCCGCGCTACTTCCTCAAAAAGGTCGACCGCACCAGCGAGCCGCACGCCGCTGCCGGCGAGAATGACCGGCCGCTCCGCGGCCTGAAGGCGTTCTAGCACTGTCTCGCAGGTCCCAGCGAGGTTCAGCGCGACGGGACCCTGCGGGACGGGCTTGTCAGTCTCCAAGGTTGCCTCATCTACGAGGCTGGACTGCACGTCGATGGGAATGTCCAACCAGCACGGGCCAGGCCGCCCGGACTTTGCGAGCTCGAGCGCCTTGTCGAGGTGAAATCCGATGGATTCTGGCTCTCGAACGAGGGCCGCATACTTCGTGATGGGCGTGGCCAAGGCAACGATGTCGACCTCCTGGTCGCCCAGTTGGCGCAGGCCTGGAAGGTTGTAGAAGGCCATGCAGGTCTCGCGTTTGACCTGACCGGAGATGACCAGCATGGGGATGGAGTCGGTCCACGCCCCGAAAACGCCGGTGAGCGCATTGACGCCGCCTGGCCCCGTCGTGACGCTCACGACTCCAATCTGCCCGGACACGCGCGCATACGCCTCAGCGGCAATGGCGCACGCTTGCTCATGATGGTTGCAGACGTACGAGATCCGCTTCTCGCGCCCTAGCGCGTCGTTCAAGAACATCGCACCGCCACCTGTAATCATGAAGACGTGGCGCACGCCTCGGTCGGCCACCGTTTTCCAGACGTAGTCGGCTACCCGCATCGTCATTCTGTGCCCCCTTCGTCTGCTTCGCTCACTTGTCGTGCAGCAGGAGTTCCGGGTCAACCAGGCTCTTCCGGCCTGCGTACCAGTCATAGAGCTCCCTGATCGCCGCGTCGATGGGCGTGAAGGCCAGTCCTGGCAGCTCCTCGTGCAGCCGCGCATTGTCCCCGCTATATTCGGGGTCCATTCCAGAAGCGAGGATCTTGATTGGCGGGTGATCCTCAGCAATGGCAGCCACGCGCCGGGCAAGGTCGAGCAGTTCATACGTCTCGTCTGACGTCACGTTATAGGCAGAGCGCGACGGTGTGGCCGTGAGGAAATGCTCGACCACACGGACGAGGTCGTCTATGTACACGTAGTCCATGCGACGGTTGCGCTTTATCGTCACGGGCAGATGATGCAGGACCTTGCAGATTGCGTTAGATATGAAACGGATCTCCCAATCTTCATGCTTCCCAAAGACCCCAAACGGCCGTAGCTCCACGGCATTCGGCATTTTGGCAAGGTACTTTGCGCAGATGTACTTGGAGTACCCAGTCTCGTCCTGGGGAACGTGCTTGTCGAAGTATTCCTCTGGCATCCTCGGCTTGTAATGGCGGATGTCGTACACGGCGCCAGTGCTGAGGAAGATGAATCGCGTGGATTCTCCCGTGCACCCCGCAAGGTTGAAAAACATGCGTGTGTTGGCGTCTAGCAGTCCGGTCGGATCTTTCGCGTTTCGGTGGCCAGGCTTCGTAGCGCAGTGAACGATTGCGTCAACGGGGTGGCTTCGTACGAAGCGACGAACGCCAACGTCGTCGAGGAGATCAAGTTGGGAGTGGCTGGGCGCGAGGATTTCCCATCTTTCGGAAAGTTGCTCGACGAGGTTGCGCCCGATAAATCCCGAGCCGCCGGTGATGAGAACGGCCATCAGTGTGGCCCGGGAACTGAATAACGGCGCGACGCTAATGGTCTCAACGCTCGAAGAACGCGCGAAAGCGATCGAGCATGAAGTCGACCATCTCGTCGGTGATACCCGGATAGACCCCGACGAAGAATGTATCGCGCATGACGCGGTCTGAGTTCTCCAGCGTGCCGGCGACGCGATGCGCAATGGCTCGGTAGCCCGGCTGCCGGAGGATATTGCCGGCAAAGACCAGGCGCGTCTCGATGTTCGCGTTCTCGAGCCACTGGACGAGGTCGTCCCTCCGTGTCGTGCCCCGGACCGTAATGGGAAAGCCGAACCACGCGGGGTTCGCCTTGGCATGCCACGTTGGGAGGAATATGCGGTCTGCGTAACGCTGGAGGCCGTTGTACAACCGTCGGAAATTGTGTCGCCGACGTTCGACGAAGGCTGGTAGCTTGTCGATCTGTGCGGCGCCGATGGCCGCCTGCATCTCTGTTGGTTTGAGGTTGAAGCCAACCGCGCTGTAGATGTACTTGTGGTCGTACCCTGGCGGCAACTCGCCAAGGCACCAGCCGAACCGCTTGGCGCACGTGTTCGACTCCCCGGGCGCGCACCAACAATCGCGCCCCCAGTCGCGGATAGACCGCACCGGCTGGGTCAAGAATTGGCGATTGACGATCACTCCACCACCCTCCCCCATCGTGATGTGGTGGGCGGGATAGAAGCTGAGAGTCCCGAGATCTCCAAAGGTGCCAACTGGCCGACCGTCAAACGTCGATCCGAGCGCGTCGCACGTGTCCTCCATCAGCCAAAGGTGGTGGCGTGCCGCAATGTCGCACACGGCATCGAGATCGAACGGGTTGCCCAGGGTATGGGGGAGGACGATCGCGCGCGTTCTCGGAGAGATGGCGTCCTCAATCCGATTCGCGTCGGCGTTGTACGTGCCGAGTTCGCAATCGACGAAGACGGGAACGAGGCCATTTTGCAGGATTGGTGCCAGCGTGGTGGGAAACGTGACGGCCGGCGTGATCACTTCGTCGCCAGGTTCGAGATGGTTGGCGACGAGAGGCGAAGCGAGAGTTGACACCCCAACCAGATTCGCCGACGAGCCCGAGTTGACGAGGGCGAAGTCGCGGCAGCCCAGGAACCGCTTCATCTTGCTTTCGAATAGGTCGCCATACGATCCAAGGGTCAGCCAAAAGTCGAGCATGCTGTCGGCGAGGTTCAACATCTCGGCCGCGTCGAAATGACGTCCGGCGTAGTTCACGCGACTCTCGAAGGGAATGAAGCCCCTGGGCTTATGGACAAGCTCGTAGTAGCGTTCCACGCGCTCGAAGATCTCATCACGGAGCCGGCTCGCTTCGGCATCGACGCTCGCCCGTACGATCCCTGTAAATGTGTCTGCTCGCCATTGACGGCGAAGCCGCTTGGTGGCCTCGGTCAACTGCATTGGAACAGTCCCGAGAGTGCTCTGCACAAGCGAGGCGTCCAGGAAACCGCGGGGCGTGCCGTCGACGCCGCCGGCTTCGACGGCATCGGGGTCGAGCGCGATCGTGCGCGCGACGACACGGCCAAAGTCGCACTGGCTCAGGATCTCCGACCCCGCCAGATGGATCGTCCCGCGGAATTCGGACTGCGCAAGGCGCAGCGTCGCCTCCGCGACGTAGTCCACCAAGGTGGGCTGAACTCGGGCAGAAGATGGTAGAGAGACGCTGCCGCCGCTCCGGAGGTGGCGCTCGATGATCTGCACCATATCCTGGGCGGTCCTGTCCCAGCCAAACAGGTCGCTGGTACGCACAATGATATGGTCGCTAATCTCGGCGCGAACTCGCGCCTCGGCCTCTGCCTTCATCGTGCCATGCGCTGTGCAAGGTTTTGGCTCATCGCCTTCTTGATGTAGGGCGTCGTCGGAAAAAACGTCAGGCGAGGAGTAGAGGACGAGCAGAGCATGGAAGCGCCGTGCCGCCCGGGCCACGTTCAACGCGCCGTCGACGATCGCGCCCCGCGCATCCTCGTCTTGGGTGGTCACCTGCGCCCGCCGCGTGGCGGGGACGTCCGACGTGAGAAGGATGACGTCCGGCTTGAAGTCGGCAGCAGCCTTGTCAAGGGCCTCGGGGGATCGAACATCGACCCGCATGAGCTGCGGCGCTGCTCTCGAGTAGTACGTGGCGCAAACGTCGACTCCGTGTCCCGAGAGTACTCGAACGAGACAGCGCCCGAGTTGTCCGGATCCGCCGATCACGAGTGCCTTCACGGTTCTGGCTCCGCTGATGTTGTGCTCGTTCCATGGCGGCGGAGCGTCCTCGAACCATCCCGTGTCGCAAAATAGGCGCGATACCACTCCACAGTTCGGGCCAGTCCGTCGTCGAGCGTGAAGCAAGGGCGCCATCCCAAGATCTCGCGGGCCAGTCGCGCGTCTAGGTATTGATGTGGTATCTCGTTCGACGCCTCATTCAGGACGATGGGCTGGAGATCGCTTCTGCCAGCGGTCTCGAGGACGCGGAGGGTGAGGTCCATCACACTCATTGGCTGCTCACAGGAGAAGTTGAAAGCCATGCCCCCGAGCGACGGGTCGTCCGCAAGCTTCTCTACGAGGGCGATGTACGCGGTCGCGGCATCCTCGACGTAGATGTAGTCGCGCGTGAACGTGCCATCGGAGCGAATGATAGGGCGCTCCCCGCGCAGCGCGGAACGAATCGTCCCAGGCACGATGCGATTGAAGTTGAGGTCGCCGCCACCATAGAAGTTCCCGCATCGTGTTACGACCACAGGGAGCCCGTAGGTTGCCGCATAGGCGAGCGCGATCAAGTCAGCGCAGCTCTTGGACACGTCATAGGGGTGTCGGCCGCGCAGCGGAAAGTCCTCCTGGTAAGGGAGGACATCGTGGCCGCCGTAGGCCTTGTCGCTGGATGCGACCACGATCTGGCGCACAGTCGACACGCGCCGACAAGCCTCGAGGAGATTCCAGGTTCCGCGTATGTTCGCTTCGAACGTGGAGATCGGGTCGCGGTTCGCGATGCCGACGATGGTCTGGGCGGCGAGATGAAAGACGGTCTGGACCTCGTATTCGTTCAGTGTGCGCTCGAGGCAGCTACGATCCTCGACCTCGCCGCGGACGACTGCGACCCGGTCCTGGAGTCCGGTCGAGTAAAACCTGCTGTGGGGAACGACGTCGCGCACGAGGCCTATCTCGTTCGCGCCCAGCGAGACGAGTCGCTCGGAAAGCCAGCTCCCGAGCAGTCCCGTGCATCCGGTGACCAGGACGTTGCGGTCGCGCCACAAATCAGATCGGGTCAACGCGGCAGCACCGTGCACGTTGGGATTACCAGATTTTCCACGGGGCATCACCGCGGGCCCAATCGTCGTTGAGCGCCTGAAGATCTCGAAGGGTGTCCACGCACTGCCAGTAACCGCGATGCCGAAAGACCGCGAGCTGGCCCTCTTCCGCGAGGCGAACGAGGGGCCCCTGCTCGAGCACGCAGGAGTCGCCGTCGAGAT is a window of Chloroflexota bacterium DNA encoding:
- a CDS encoding NAD-dependent epimerase/dehydratase family protein → MTRSDLWRDRNVLVTGCTGLLGSWLSERLVSLGANEIGLVRDVVPHSRFYSTGLQDRVAVVRGEVEDRSCLERTLNEYEVQTVFHLAAQTIVGIANRDPISTFEANIRGTWNLLEACRRVSTVRQIVVASSDKAYGGHDVLPYQEDFPLRGRHPYDVSKSCADLIALAYAATYGLPVVVTRCGNFYGGGDLNFNRIVPGTIRSALRGERPIIRSDGTFTRDYIYVEDAATAYIALVEKLADDPSLGGMAFNFSCEQPMSVMDLTLRVLETAGRSDLQPIVLNEASNEIPHQYLDARLAREILGWRPCFTLDDGLARTVEWYRAYFATRDGSRTLRRHGTSTTSAEPEP